The proteins below come from a single Solea solea chromosome 6, fSolSol10.1, whole genome shotgun sequence genomic window:
- the g0s2 gene encoding G0/G1 switch protein 2, translated as METMQEFIPFAKEMLSQKPRRGLLKIYLLGTVFAVLGSIIGLLETMCHPFSTGQPLDAELLLMLEQRTVQAETQHMVEGQEEEVEKKEEKELDHENGAITESMTLSSNQRPSHRSIATRLHAS; from the coding sequence ATGGAGACCATGCAGGAGTTCATCCCCTTTGCCAAAGAGATGCTGAGTCAGAAACCCAGACGGGGTCTGCTGAAGATCTACCTGCTGGGCACCGTGTTTGCAGTGCTGGGGTCGATTATCGGGTTGCTCGAGACCATGTGTCACCCCTTCTCCACTGGTCAGCCGCTGGACGCAGAGCTGCTCCTCATGTTGGAACAGAGAACTGTTCAGGCTGAGACACAGCACATGGTGGAGGGTCAGGAAGAAGAGgtggagaagaaagaagagaaggagCTGGATCATGAAAATGGGGCCATCACTGAGAGCATGACCCTCTCCAGTAATCAAAGACCCAGCCATCGAAGCATAGCCACCCGGCTGCATGCTTCTTAA